The genomic segment GAAAGGAAATCGGTAATTTTACCTTTCCCTTCGTCGCCCCACTGTGTTCCGACTACTACTACTGATGACATATTCTCATCCACCTCCACGTACGATTCAAAACCACGACTAAGTGTAACGCGGAAAAAAACAGAAGTCAATCAAATACCGAACAATTAATTAATGTATTTCTGTTTCGTTCGTTTAATTACTCCTTTTTGCTTCCTTTTTTCCTTTACTTTCAAGATATCGAAACATAATGATTCTTCCCGATGACTTCGTTTGTCCAAATCGTTATACTTCCTTTATGTGCTTTACTCTCGTCTTGTTTATCAAAATCGGGGGCTAGGCTACAGATACACTACTATTTAATTCTTCTACATACGCCCGCCGCGCTTTTCCTCTCCGAATCGACTTCTGAGCGGCAATCCCTTGCGCCGCTTCGCTTCGCTGCAGGGTCGCGCCTGATTGCTGTTCGCTCAAAAGCGATTCAATTCGGAACGCGCGACTCAACAAATCGATCCCCAATGATCCATACGACCCGCTACACAAGACAACCGTTTTACTTCTCGTGACTCCTACGGGAAAAAGCACAAGACGTCTTGTGCTGTCAGAGGCAGGCAAGACCCTGCTCCGTGTTCGTCAGAACGAAGGAGCAACGGCTTGCGCCTCGCCCGAGGAAAGCACGAGAAGAAAGACACGGTTGTCAGAAAGCAGAAAGCAAAAAGCCCCGTTCACAACATTGAATTTATCTTGTCCACACGTGAACTAAACTAACACCCCAGTCATGATTTTCTACAAACAAAAACACCCCGACCTGGTTAGATCGAGGTGTTGCTTGTTACGCCGGTGGAGCATACGAATTACTCGGCTCAAGATCGACGAATTTATTAAATTCTTTCCGAAAAGCGAGTTTAACCGTACCGGTCGGACCATTCCGCTGTTTCGCGATGATGATCTCGATCGTATTCGCATCTTCCGTTTCTTTGTTGTAGTAATCGTCCCGGTATAAGAAGGCGACGATATCCGCATCTTGCTCAATCGCCCCTGATTCCCGGATATCCGACATCATCGGTCGTTTATCTTGACGACTCTCCACACCACGCGAGAGCTGCGATAAGGCGATGACGGGCACTTCGAGTTCACGTGCGAGCGACTTTAAGGAACGGGAAATCTCTGAGACTTCCTGTTGACGGTTGTCGCTTGAGCGACCGTTCCCTTGAATCAACTGCAAGTAATCAATCATGATCATGCCGAGTCCGTGCTCTTGCTTTAAGCGACGACACTTCGCCCGGATATCATTGACACGAATCCCTGGCGTATCATCGATGTAAATCCCTGCTTGCGACAGACTGCTCATCGCGAGCGACAGTTTACCCCAATCTTCATCTTCGAGTTGCCCCGTCCGGAGACGTTGCGCATCGACGTTGCCTTCTGCACAGAGCATCCGCATGACGAGTTGTTCCGCACCCATCTCAAGACTAAAGATGGCAACATTCTCGTCGGCACGGGTGGCGACGTTTTGCGAGATGTTCAAGGCGAATGCCGTCTTCCCGACAGACGGACGGGCGGCGACGATGATTAAATCGTTACGCTGGAACCCGGCCGTCACTTGATCGAGGTCGCGGAAGCCGGTCGGAATCCCGGTCGTTTCACCGCTTTGCTTATGCAATTTATCAATCGTCGCATACGCGCTCGTCAAGACGTCAGAAATCGGGATGAAGCTTGCGCTCCCCTTGCCTTGCGAGACTTCAAGAATCTTCCGTTCTGCTTCATTCAGCAGGACGTCGACTTCATTTTGTCGTTCGTACCCGTCTGTGACGATTTCATTCGCTGTCCGGATTAAACGGCGGAGCGTTGATTTTTGGTCGACGACATTGACGTAATAATTGATATTCGCCGCTGTCGGGACACCTTCCGCAAGCTCACCGAGATAGGCAAGCCCGCCGATTTCTTCCAAGACACCAAGCGTGCTCAGTTCCGCCGTGACGGTGACGAGATCGATCGCTTCGCCACGGTCCGACAACACGAGCATCGCTTCAAAAATCCGTTGGTGTGCCGCTCGATAAAAATCGTGTGGCAATAATCGTTCGGACGCACTGATCAATCGATCAGCATCAATCATGATCGCCCCAAGGACGGCTTGTTCCGCCTCGATACTTTGGGGTGGCGTATTTTGCATTACATCACTCATCACCGATCCCCTTTTCTAATCACGCTTCTTTGACCTGAACGTTTAGCGTCGCTGTGACTTCATTGTGCAGTTTTAACGGCACTTTCGTGAATCCGAGGGCTTTGATCGGGTGTTCAAGCTCGATTTTACGTTTGTCGATTTTGTAGCCCATGCTCTTCAATGCTTCTGCAATTTGTTTACTCGTGACTGAACCGAAGACACGGCCGCCTTCGCCCGCTTTCGTCGAAACGACAATCGTTTCTTTTTCAATCTTCTCTTTTAACGCTTCCGCGTCGAGCAATGCTTGTTTCGCTTGCTCTGCTGCTTTACGTTCATGTGCTTCATGTTGTTTTAAGTTCCCTGTTGTCGCGGGACGCGCTAATTTCTTTTTGAATAACACGTTGTTCGCGTATGCATCTGCGACTTCTTTCACGTCTCCTGCTTTACCTTGTCCTTTAACGTCTTGCAATAAAATAACTTTCATTCGATTTCCTCTCCTTTTGTTTCATCTTCTAGATAACGATCGATTGCTTGTCTTAATTCATCCGCGACCGTGATGATCGATTCCGTCATCTGTGTCGCCGCATTCGTTAAGTGACCACCGCCACCTAACGTCTCCATGATCAACTGGACATTGACCTCACCGAGCGACCGGGCACTGATTGCCGTTCGACCATCTTGGAGCTCAGCGATGACGAAGGCAGCACGGATTCCTTGTAAGGATAACAGTTGATCCGCCGTTTGGGCGATCAAGACTTGATCATGGATGACCCCTGGCTCCGCTGTCGCGATCGCCATACCGGCCTTATAGATTTCCGTCCGCTCGAGAATATGCGACTGTTCGACATACGTCTCGAGGTTTTGACTAAGGAACTCTTGGACGAGGACCGTATCTGCGCCTTGCGAACGCAAGTAGGAGGCCGCATCAAACGTCCGCGAGCCTGTCCGGATCGTAAAGCCTTTCGTGTCGACGATGATTCCTGCAAGTAACGCCGTCGCTTCAAGCATTGACAGCTTTTCGTTCGTCGGTTGGTATTCAATCAACTCTGTGACGAGTTCTGACGTCGATGAGGCATATGGTTCCAGATAGACGAGCACCGGCTCCTCGATGAAATCTTCTCCGCGACGGTGATGATCGATGACGACCATTCGTTCGAACTGATCCAGTAATGCCGGAACGACGACAAGCGACGGTTTATGCGTGTCGACGATAATCAATAACGCTTGATCGTCGACGAGTTGCTCAGCTTGGAACGAATTGATGAAGCGCGACTCCAGTTTCTCGTCTTCACTGATTTCCGACATCATCCGTCGAATCCCTTGACCGATTTCTGCATCCGGTAACACGATATGTGCTTCCTTATCGTTCATCTCGGCAAGCTTGAGAATACCAATCGATGCTCCAAGTGAATCCATATCAGGATTTCGATGACCCATGACGAGGATTCGACTCGATTCCTGCATCAAGTCACGCAACGAATTAGCGATGACCCGTGCTCGGACACGCGTCCGTTTTTCCGTCGGGTTCGTTTTCCCACCATAAAAGCGGACTTTCCCGTCACGTTTGATGACGACCTGGTCACCCCCGCGTCCGAGTGCTAAGTCAAGACTCGACTGCGCCATCTGACCGAGAACAGGTATCGCGTCACTGCCACAGCCAATTCCGATCGACAGCGTTAATTGCACCCCACGTTGACTCGTCTCGTCTCGGACAATGTCTAAGATGGAAAACTTCGTCCGCTCAAGGATCCGTAGATTCTCTTCTGTCGTCACGACGAAGTAACGGTCTGAGGCGGTACGTTTTATATAGGTGCCGTGATCCGCCGCCCAATGGTTCAATAACTGGGTGACCCGACTATTTAATTCACTTCTTAATTGATCTTCAATCCCTTGCGTCATCTCATCATAGTTATCGAGATAAATGACGCCGATGACGGTTTGATTGTCGACGAGTTGTTGTTCAACTTGCGCCTCTTCTGTCATATCAAATAGATAGAACGTCCGATTTTCACGATTCGAGAAGACACGATAGACGGACTCACCAATCTCAAGTGTCGCTTGATCTTCATCCGTCGCCATCATTTCAACGAACAAGGGATCGAGATCGAGTAACAGATGCCCCATTGCCAAGTCGTCGAAGATTTCACGCATCGGATCATTGAACCATGTGACGTGCGTTTCCTCATCATATAGTAAGATTCCAATCGGCATATTCGTCAAAGCATCTTGCCCTGTATCCTCGACTTGAATCGATATTCTTTCGACATATGCTTCCCAGGACTTTCGTGCCCGCTGCTCTTCTAATAGATGAAGGACAAAAAGAACAGTCGTCACGAACGCACCAATTGCTGCGATGATTGGATTACTAATTGCGACGACGAGAAGTAGACCGACGATTAATAGATACGGAACGAAGCGAACAACCCGCCGTTCCCGTTCTGATGATACTTGTTGACCTGACTCCATCGCGTCCTCCTTAAATACTTCTAATTAAAAATTCGTTAACTTGTTTATTATAACCGAAAAATAGGACCGGTTGAAAGCGAAGCGAAAAAAAGCGCCCTTCCTTCGAAAAGGAAAAGCGCTTCACCGTAATCAGTCAGCTACGTATGGGATTAAAGCCATTTGACGTGAACGTTTGATTGCGATTGTAAGTGGACGTTGGTATTTCGCTGAAGTACCAGTCACACGACGTGGAAGAATCTTACCGCGTTCCGAAATGAAACGTTTGAGAAGTTCTACGTCTTTATAATCGATATGAGTGATGTGGTTCGACGTGAAGTAACATACTTTACGACGACGTTTTCCACCTGGACGACGTGCCATGTGATTAACCTCCTTTTTAGAGTAAATTTTTCAGTCCAACGTTCCCATTAGAATGGGAGATCGTCGTCTGAAAGATCGATCGAACTTCCACCGCTGAACGGATCAGCGCCGAAGCCCGAGTTCGATGAAGATGAAGCGGGTGCTGGCGAGGAAGAGTTGTTCTGCTGTTGCTGTGAACCCCATCCTGCAGCATTCCCGTTTCCACCTGTATTTGAATTCGAAGAATAGCTGTCACTATCTGAAGAACGGCTTGCATTGCGTGATTCTAGGAATCGAACACTATCCGCGACGACTTCAGCACGATATCGACGTTGACCCTCTTTATCGTCATAACTGCTAATCTGTAGGCGACCCTCGACACCTGCGAGGCTACCTTTTTTCAAATACTGAGCAACGTTCTCTGCTTGCTTGCGCCATACGACGCAATCGATGAAATCAGCTTCTCGCTTCCCATCTTGTCCCGTAAATGGACGGTCACATGCGAGTGTGAATCGCGTTACCGCAATCCCGCTCTGCGTATAACGCATTTCAGGGTCACGAGTTAACCGACCGACTAAAACGACGCGGTTAATCATCAGAATCACTCTCCTGTTTCAGCTTATTTCTCGTCTTTTGTGATCATTAAGCGAACGATATCGTCACTGATCTTCATGAGACGGTCAAGTTCTTTAGTAGCTGCTGGTTCAGCAGTCACGTTAAGAAGAACATAGAATCCTTCACGCATATCATTGATTTCGTAAGCGAAACGACGTTTACCCATTTCAGTTGTTTTTTCAACTGTACCACCGTTGTCAGTGAGGACTTTGTTGAAACGCTCAACTAGAGCTTTTCGTGCTTCCTCATCAACTTCCGGACGGATGATGTAAAGTACTTCGTATTTACGCATATCTGTCACCTCCTCTTGGACTGGCGGCTCGATTCATCGAGCAAGGAGCAATAATTCATTACTCACATTTGTTAATACTATCAAAGTATTTTGGTTTATGCAATAACGATTCGTTCGCTCCGCTTAAACGTTGAAGCGGAATGTGACAACATCGCCATCTTGGAAGACATATTCTTTACCTTCAGAACGGTAACGTCCTTGTTCTTTGACTGTCGCCATGTTTCCAGCTGCTGCTAAGTCATCGTATGCGACCACTTCAGCACGGATGAATCCACGTTCGAAGTCAGAGTGGATGACACCGGCACATTGTGGTGCTTTCATCCCTTTTTTGAATGTCCAGGCACGAACTTCTTTTTCGCCCGCTGTGAAGTATGTCGCGAGACCGAGCGTGTTATAGGCTGCATGGATCAATTGATCGAGACCTGACTCTTCGATTCCGAGGTCAACGAGGAACTCTTGACGTTCTTCCGGTTCGAGTTCAGCGATTTCTTCTTCGATCCGGGCACAGATGATGATGACTTCCGCGCCTTCTTTTGCTGCGAACTCACGCACGAGACGGACGTTTTCGTTGCTGTCTGCATCCGCGACTTCGTCTTCACCGACGTTTGCGACATAAAGCATCGGTTTCATCGTCAACAATTGGAAGTGTTTCACGATTGCCGCTTGATCTTCGTTTAGTTCTGCAAGACGTGCTGGTTTTTCGTCTTCGAGCAATGCGAGGACGATTTCAAGTGCTTCGAGTTCGCCTGCTGCGTTTTTATCACGTGACTTGACTTGTTTTTGGACACGTTGGATCCGTTTTTCAACCAATTCGAGATCGGCCAAAATCAACTCGAGGTTGATCGTTTCGATATCATCGATCGGTGAGACTTTACCTGAGACGTGTGTGATGTTTTCGTCGACGAAACAACGGACGACCTGACAGATCGCATCGACTTCACGGATATTGGCTAAGAATTTATTTCCGAGTCCTTCACCTTTAGACGCGCCTTTGACGATTCCCGCGATATCCGTGAATTCGAATGCTGTCGGGATGGTCTTCTTCGGGTTGACGAGTTCTGTCAATTTACGAAGACGTGCATCGGGTACTTCGACGACACCTACGTTCGGGTCGATTGTTGCGAACGGATAGTTCGCCGCCTCGACACCTGCTTGTGTAATCGCGTTAAAAAGTGTTGATTTTCCTACGTTTGGTAAGCCAACGATTCCTGCTGTTAATCCCACTTGGAATTCCTCCTTTTCGGTATTTCCTAGGAAATCCGTGCTAGCGGCCGCAGTGGGTAGATTGATTACACCACGTCAGCACATCTTTCACAATTATAGATAGTTCAATTTTTTTAAGCAAGGAGATGGGAATTCTTTTTTAAAGAGTTTGCTAATTCACCTAGCCGCTTAATCAAAACTTAGACTTCTCTTCAATCTTTTTTCCACCATTAGCGTCCTGCTTTATAACTAAAAAGACCGAGGCACCTATTAAGCGCTTCGGTCGTGTTTGATCAAATTCATTCTGGTAAGACTTTTTTTAACCGCTTATCAAAATCGCGCCGAGGCATTAAGATGCTTGCCCCACACCCTTGACATTTGATACGGATGTCCATGCCGACACGAATGATTTGCCACCGGTTCGTTCCGCATGGATGTTGTTTCTTCATTTCGACATAATCATGGAGATTGTACGTTTTTGGCATCATTGATTTGCTCACCATTCCCTTGATCTGTAGTGTTCATCATGACCATGTGCGGGTACGGAATCTGGATTCCTTCCGCTTCGAGACCTTGTTTGAATTCTTTACGCATCAAACGGCCCGCTTGAAAATGTTGCATCGGTGGTACTTCTGCCATCATACGGTACGCAACGCCAGAAGAATCAAGCATTTGGACACCGAGTATTTGAATCGGTTCAACGAACATATCGGCGTACTTCTTCGTCGTCGCTTCCGAGATGTCGTTCAGAATCGTCTCGACCCGATCAAGATCCTCTTCATACGGAACTTGGACATCGACTAAGGCAAAACTGTTATCGACCGAGAAGTTCGTCACTTGCAGAATCTGACCATTCGGGACGATATGAATCTCGCCCGTCAGACCTTTCAGCTTCGTCGTCCGAATACCAAGCTCGATGACAATCCCTTCAATCACGCCAACGCGGACATAATCACCGACTTTGAACTGTCGTTCGAAGATGATGAAGGCACCTGTGATGATATCTTGAACCAGGTTTTTCGCACCAAACGAAATGGCAAGACCGGCAATCCCTGCACTGGCGACGAGTCCTGTGATATTGATGCCGAATTGACTGAGTACGGTCAGCAACATGACAATTCCGAGGACGTAGCGAATCGCATTTTGCAACAATTTGAGTAACGTCTCGTTTTGTCGTTGCGCTAAATAATCATGCTCGTTGATTTTTCGAATCGTAAACAAACGGGCGACTGCTCCCGTCAGGACCCGTGTCAGGATATAAAATCCGACAATGATGATTAACGCAATCGTCACCTTCAGTCCAAACCGAATCCACATTTCTGTATCCGTCACTTGTGCAATCAACTTATCGACCTGGGCGACTGATTCTTTCACATCTTGATTGGTAGCCATTCTTTTCATCCTTTCCTTTCTCTCTATTACGACAGTATACGTGATTTTTAATGAGTTTCAACTAAAGAACCGATTTCGACGTTAGTTTTCCCGAAAAACCGGGAAAGGAAAATCATTACAGAACACCTTCACTCTCGCCAATACACCATGACGTAGACACCTAGAGAAGAAAGGATGATCTAGAGATGAACTTCCGCTTTCATTCACATGAGCCAAAGCCCTACTCTTTCTTTTTAGAGCATACAGAGCCGTTTGCGAAAGAACGATTAGCTGAACAATTACACGAGCAAGTCGCTGCGACGAAAGAAACACGTCCGGTCGTTCTCGTTTGTATCGGTTCCGATCGTTCGACGGGGGATTCCCTCGGTCCACTCGTCGGTACATTCCTCGAAAAATCCCGTCCCGCGCATATGCATGTGTATGGCACATTAGCCAAACCGGTTCATGCCTTAAATTTAGCTGAGACACTTCACTCGATTCAAACGACCCATTACAAACCACTCGTCATCGCCATCGACGCTTGTCTCGGACGCTTATCGAGCGTCGGTCATGTCTTTTTCTCGGAAGGTCCTCTCGCACCCGGAGCCGGTGTCCAAAAAGAATTGCCTGCTGTTGGTGACTTCAACATCAAAGCCGTCGTCAACGTCAGTGGATTTATGGAAATGATGATTTTGCAAAATACCCGACTCCACCTCGTCTATGAATTAGCTGAACTTGTTGCCGACAGCTTCGCCTTACTCGATGCGAAACTGGCAGCGGAAACAAAACGAACAACGATTTCCTTTACGCCCCGTTCGATTTAAACAGCACACACTACAATTAAAATAAGGACAAGCGAATCCTTACGACTCGCTTGTCCTTATTTTTTTGTCATTCTTCTTCCGGTAACAAAATATCAAGTATCCGATTTAAATCTTCTTCGTCCATAAAATCGATTTCTAGTTTCCCTGCCTGCTTCGTCGTCTTGATTCGAACACTGGCCCCGATCCGCTCCCGTAACGCGTCTTCAATAAAATGAAGTTCAGTCGTCTGTTCAGAAACATGCCGCTTTTGCTTACGTTCGCGGAGCTCTTGCTCAAGACGACGGACATTCCAATTCTCCGTGATGACGCGTTCCGCCATCCGCTCGATTTTTTGCGGATTTTTTAAAGCGAGCAAGGCACGTGCATGCCCCATCGATAACCGTTCTTCCATGACTGCTTGTTGGACGAGTGGCGGTAATTGCAACAAGCGTAGACTGTTCGTGATGTGCGAACGACTTTTTCCGACACGGCTCGCAAGTTCTGCTTGCGTCACCTCAAACTCTTCCAACATCTCGGCATACGCCATCGCTTCTTCAATCGCACTTAAATCAGCACGCTGAATGTTTTCAATCAACGCAAGCTCCATCATCCGTGTATCATTGGCCTCGATGATTAAGACAGGTACATTGGTGAATCCGACTTGTTTCGCTGCTTGATACCGGCGTTCCCCGGCGACGATTTCGTAAAATCCATCACGTGGTCGAACGACGATCGGTTGAATCATCCCGTGCTGTCGTAAAGAATGTGCTAACTCTTGTAATGCTTTTTCATTAAATTGTTTGCGTGGCTGACCTGGATTCGGTCGAATCGCCCGCAGGGGTATCTCATTCACATGAATCTCTCCTAAACGTAGCGGAAGGCACGACCGCAGTTTACGGACGTGCCTTCACGATGCGGATTCGCACCTCGACATATTCTTCACAATCTACTTCTTCTTTTTCGACGGTCAATCCTGTCCGCTCAATCATGTCGACTGAATCGCGTAGTGTGTTCAACGCGATCCATGTATCCCGTGCAAAACTTTTATGTCGTTTCTTCGGCTTTTTCGGTGTCAGTAGACGCTCGACACGCTGTTCCGTTTCTTTGACATTCCATTCGCGTTCCATGATTTCCGCTAAGACTGAGATTTGAAGATCTGCATCCTTTAAAGGCAACAAGGCGCGCGCGTGACGTTCCGTGATCGTCCGTTGCTTCAATGCCTCGCGAATTTCAGCTGGCAAACGCAACAGACGTAACTTGTTCGCAATCGTCGACTGACTGCGTCCTAGTTTACGTGCTAAGACTTCTTGCGTAATGTGTTGCATCGCAAGCAATCGTTCATATGCTTCTGCTTCTTCGATTGGAGTCAGTTCTTCCCGTTGTAGATTCTCAATCAATGCGAGTGCAGCTGTCGTTTCATCGGTCATTTCCTTGATGATTGCGGGAATCGTTTCCCACCCAAGTGATTCAACCGCTCGAAAACGACGCTCACCCGCGATGATTTCATAACCTAGCCCCTGTTTTCGTACTACGATTGGCTGTAGTAACCCATGTTCTTCAATCGTCATTGCCAATTCTTCAATCCGCTCCCCATCAAAAATCGTTCGGGGTTGGAATTGATTGGCAACAAGCTCTGTTAGCTTTAGCTCCTGAAGCGTGTCTCGGGGATCAAGCTCAAGCGGGACAGGCTGTCCCCCTTTACCAAGCAGTTTAGCAATTGCATTTTTCACGTTCGCGCACCTCACCTTTATCAGTCATCGTTTCACGTGAAACGGTGTTTAACTCAGTGGATCTTTAGCCGGTGTTCCCGCCTTCCGCGGATATTTCCCGGGTGTTAATCGTTTTTTATCTACAATCACGATATTACGCTCACTTTCCTCACCTGGCAATTGGAACTGGAAACTTTCCCGTAAATTACCACCAAGTACTTTGAGTGCCGTTGCGCCTTCTTCTAACTCTTGCCCTAACTTCGCTGCCTTCAAGGCAACGAATTGTCCGCCGACTTTCGCGAGTGGCAAACAGTATTCTGCAAGGACTGACATCCGGGCGACAGCGCGTGCCGTCACGACATCAAAGTGTTCCCGGAACTGTTTGTTTTTACCGAACTCTTCGGCCCGACCATGATGGAACGCGACACCTTCAAGTTCAAGTTCTGTCGCGAGCATGTTCAAGAAGCCGATTCGTTTATTCAGTGAATCGATGATCGTGACTTTTAAGTGCGGGAACATGATTTTAATCGGGAGGCTCGGGAAACCGGCACCGGCTCCGACATCACAAACGGTTTCGACGTCTGTGAAATCAAAGTAGAAAGCCGCTGTGATCGAATCATAAAAATGCTTCAAGTAAACATCTTCTTTATCCGTGATTGCCGTCAGGTTCATTTTTTCATTCCATTCGACGAGTAGCTCATAGTAGCGTTTGAACTGGTGTAATTGTTGTTCTGAGACGTTGAGACCTTGCTCGGCTAAAGCCGTTACGAATTGCTGTTCGTTCATGTTATCACTCCGCAGTCAATGCGTATTGGCCTTGCTCGATGTAAATTAGCAAAATCGAGATATCTGACGGGTTAACCCCAGAAATCCGTGATGCTTGTCCAATCGAGAGCGGACGCACTTGGTTTAGTTTCTGTTTTGCTTCAATCGCGAGACCATTGATGACATCGTAATCGAGTCGATCCGGAATTCGTTTTTGTTCCATCCGCATCATACGTTCGACTTGGTCGAGTTGTTTGTCGATATAACCGGCGTACTTGACTTGGATTTCGACTTGCTCGGCCGCTCCCGCTGACAATGCGACAGGTGGCTCTGTCATGTCTGCAATCATTGCGTACGTGATTTCCGGACGTTTCAATAACGTAATTGCGTGCAACGCTTCTTTCAACGGTGAGACACCGATTGCTGTCAGTTTTTCGTTGACGTCTGGTGTCGCTTTGATGACGACTTTTTCAAGACGTTTCATTTCGCGACTGATTTCGTCTTTTTTCAGTTCGAGTTTCGCATGACGTGTGTCATTGATCAGACCGAGTTCATGCCCGATTTCAGATAAGCGAAGATCGGCATTGTCATGACGGAGTAAGAGACGGTATTCAGCACGTGACGTCAAGAGGCGATACGGTTCGTTCGTCCCTTTTGTGACGAGATCATCAATCATGACACCGATATACCCTTGCGAACGCGACAAAATCAATGGCTCTTTGCCTTGAACTTTAAGCGATGCATTGATTCCAGCCATGATGCCTTGTCCGGCAGCTTCTTCGTAGCCGCTCGTACCGTTAATTTGTCCTGCTGTGAATAACCCTTCGACCCGTTTCGTTTCAAGTGTCGGCCACAGTTGCGTCGGAATGACCGCATCGTATTCGATTGCATAGCCGGGACGCATCATTTCTGATTTTTCAAGACCGGGAATCGAACGTAAGATATCGTGTTGGACATCTTCCGGTAAGCTTGTGGATAACCCTTGGACATAGACTTCTTCCGTATCGCGACCTTCCGGCTCGAGGAAGATTTGGTGACGCGGTTTATCATTGAACCGGACGACTTTATCCTCGATCGAAGGACAGTAGCGTGGGCCTGTTCCTTTAATCATGCCTGAGAACATCGGCGAACGGTGTAAGTTCGCGTCAATCAATTGGTGCGTGTACTCTGTCGTATACGTTAACCAACATGGAATCTGTTCCGTGATCATCTGAGTCGTCTCATGGCTGAACGGTAAAGCAACCGCATCCCCTGGTTGGATTTCGGTTTTTGAATAATCAATTGTTTTTCCATCAATTCGGGGTGGTGTCCCTGTTTTGAAGCGCGCGAGC from the Exiguobacterium oxidotolerans JCM 12280 genome contains:
- the dnaB gene encoding replicative DNA helicase — encoded protein: MSDVMQNTPPQSIEAEQAVLGAIMIDADRLISASERLLPHDFYRAAHQRIFEAMLVLSDRGEAIDLVTVTAELSTLGVLEEIGGLAYLGELAEGVPTAANINYYVNVVDQKSTLRRLIRTANEIVTDGYERQNEVDVLLNEAERKILEVSQGKGSASFIPISDVLTSAYATIDKLHKQSGETTGIPTGFRDLDQVTAGFQRNDLIIVAARPSVGKTAFALNISQNVATRADENVAIFSLEMGAEQLVMRMLCAEGNVDAQRLRTGQLEDEDWGKLSLAMSSLSQAGIYIDDTPGIRVNDIRAKCRRLKQEHGLGMIMIDYLQLIQGNGRSSDNRQQEVSEISRSLKSLARELEVPVIALSQLSRGVESRQDKRPMMSDIRESGAIEQDADIVAFLYRDDYYNKETEDANTIEIIIAKQRNGPTGTVKLAFRKEFNKFVDLEPSNSYAPPA
- the rplI gene encoding 50S ribosomal protein L9; protein product: MKVILLQDVKGQGKAGDVKEVADAYANNVLFKKKLARPATTGNLKQHEAHERKAAEQAKQALLDAEALKEKIEKETIVVSTKAGEGGRVFGSVTSKQIAEALKSMGYKIDKRKIELEHPIKALGFTKVPLKLHNEVTATLNVQVKEA
- a CDS encoding DHH family phosphoesterase, which encodes MESGQQVSSERERRVVRFVPYLLIVGLLLVVAISNPIIAAIGAFVTTVLFVLHLLEEQRARKSWEAYVERISIQVEDTGQDALTNMPIGILLYDEETHVTWFNDPMREIFDDLAMGHLLLDLDPLFVEMMATDEDQATLEIGESVYRVFSNRENRTFYLFDMTEEAQVEQQLVDNQTVIGVIYLDNYDEMTQGIEDQLRSELNSRVTQLLNHWAADHGTYIKRTASDRYFVVTTEENLRILERTKFSILDIVRDETSQRGVQLTLSIGIGCGSDAIPVLGQMAQSSLDLALGRGGDQVVIKRDGKVRFYGGKTNPTEKRTRVRARVIANSLRDLMQESSRILVMGHRNPDMDSLGASIGILKLAEMNDKEAHIVLPDAEIGQGIRRMMSEISEDEKLESRFINSFQAEQLVDDQALLIIVDTHKPSLVVVPALLDQFERMVVIDHHRRGEDFIEEPVLVYLEPYASSTSELVTELIEYQPTNEKLSMLEATALLAGIIVDTKGFTIRTGSRTFDAASYLRSQGADTVLVQEFLSQNLETYVEQSHILERTEIYKAGMAIATAEPGVIHDQVLIAQTADQLLSLQGIRAAFVIAELQDGRTAISARSLGEVNVQLIMETLGGGGHLTNAATQMTESIITVADELRQAIDRYLEDETKGEEIE
- the rpsR gene encoding 30S ribosomal protein S18, whose amino-acid sequence is MARRPGGKRRRKVCYFTSNHITHIDYKDVELLKRFISERGKILPRRVTGTSAKYQRPLTIAIKRSRQMALIPYVAD
- a CDS encoding single-stranded DNA-binding protein yields the protein MINRVVLVGRLTRDPEMRYTQSGIAVTRFTLACDRPFTGQDGKREADFIDCVVWRKQAENVAQYLKKGSLAGVEGRLQISSYDDKEGQRRYRAEVVADSVRFLESRNASRSSDSDSYSSNSNTGGNGNAAGWGSQQQQNNSSSPAPASSSSNSGFGADPFSGGSSIDLSDDDLPF
- the rpsF gene encoding 30S ribosomal protein S6, with translation MRKYEVLYIIRPEVDEEARKALVERFNKVLTDNGGTVEKTTEMGKRRFAYEINDMREGFYVLLNVTAEPAATKELDRLMKISDDIVRLMITKDEK
- the ychF gene encoding redox-regulated ATPase YchF; the protein is MGLTAGIVGLPNVGKSTLFNAITQAGVEAANYPFATIDPNVGVVEVPDARLRKLTELVNPKKTIPTAFEFTDIAGIVKGASKGEGLGNKFLANIREVDAICQVVRCFVDENITHVSGKVSPIDDIETINLELILADLELVEKRIQRVQKQVKSRDKNAAGELEALEIVLALLEDEKPARLAELNEDQAAIVKHFQLLTMKPMLYVANVGEDEVADADSNENVRLVREFAAKEGAEVIIICARIEEEIAELEPEERQEFLVDLGIEESGLDQLIHAAYNTLGLATYFTAGEKEVRAWTFKKGMKAPQCAGVIHSDFERGFIRAEVVAYDDLAAAGNMATVKEQGRYRSEGKEYVFQDGDVVTFRFNV
- a CDS encoding DUF951 domain-containing protein — protein: MMPKTYNLHDYVEMKKQHPCGTNRWQIIRVGMDIRIKCQGCGASILMPRRDFDKRLKKVLPE
- a CDS encoding mechanosensitive ion channel family protein, whose amino-acid sequence is MATNQDVKESVAQVDKLIAQVTDTEMWIRFGLKVTIALIIIVGFYILTRVLTGAVARLFTIRKINEHDYLAQRQNETLLKLLQNAIRYVLGIVMLLTVLSQFGINITGLVASAGIAGLAISFGAKNLVQDIITGAFIIFERQFKVGDYVRVGVIEGIVIELGIRTTKLKGLTGEIHIVPNGQILQVTNFSVDNSFALVDVQVPYEEDLDRVETILNDISEATTKKYADMFVEPIQILGVQMLDSSGVAYRMMAEVPPMQHFQAGRLMRKEFKQGLEAEGIQIPYPHMVMMNTTDQGNGEQINDAKNVQSP